Genomic DNA from Blastocatellia bacterium:
TGATTGAGCGCCGAGGCTGACTGAACCAAGCAACAATCAGACAGATTCGTTTCTGGACAAACGAGCGATAATGAGTTTACTCTCTGTTGAAGTTTGGCGTCTTCAACTGAGCGGCCCCCAGAGCGGCCTTGGCAGCCGCCCACACGAGCGTAGGCCGAGGCTCACCGTCTAAGCTGGCGTTTGGCCTTTTGAACTGTGCGTGCTGCAGGAGCGGCGGTAGACGCCGCAAGCGGGTAGTGAGACCCGCAACGTCTGGGAGCCGTCATCCCCTAGAGCGATTTTCAATTGCACTTAGCCGGGAGGCCTGCACCTTGCGGGCTGAGGCACGCTGGGCGTGTGTTCCCAGGGTAAGCTCGTTCGCAAACTGATCTAATGCATCGCGCCGTGAAGGGTCTCCACCGTTCCCTCACCAGCCCGTTCAAGGTGGCCAATCACAGCGCACAAACGCTTGGCCCTGGTGCGTCTGCAACGCGCCACGATTGTTTGACCTGCTGTTCCAGACGTTGCACGTCTGGCGACCTGCTGTTTGCGCCTGCGGCGCACGCTGAGCTTGGACGTTTTCTCTCCCAGACGTTGCACCTCTGGCTACCTTCGCATGCGCCGCTGGCGCGGCTTAACAGAAACGAGCGTAGCACTTGGACGTAATACCAATGCGCACAGAAACCGAACAGTGTTGCCTGGGGCGTTCTTGCTGGTGCGCTCCTTTGCGCCTCCCACACATGGCTTTTTTCCAGACTAGCTGGTAGAGCATCCTCCTCGGTGGCCTTTGTGGCCTCGGTGGCTTCATTTTCATCGTCGTGAGATGGGAAAGGTTGATGAATTGCAGATAGTTCTTCCAAGTTTGAGAATTTTCTTGACGTAAAAAAGACGTAAAATGAAAAACGTCAAAACATCTCCAGGAGGAAAGTCCAATGAGAAAACTCTCTGTCGCGTATGTCAAGGTAGGGTTCCTTTTGACATTCTTTTTGTCGGGCGCTGTTTTTCCTCAAGCGAACTACTAAAATACCAAGCTGGCAAGGGAGGCTGTATGAACATGAACATCCGATTCTCTCTCGTGATCGCATTGCTTTTTTGGCAACAACTGGCGCCCGTGAGTGGTGTATGGCCCTGCTCTATTGGTTTGAAACAGGAGAACCAGGAGAAGGCAACGCAAGCACAGGCATCTTCGGAGAACAAAGGCACACAAGCCGGTCAAGTTGACCACGAAGCGGCCATACAAGCTATTGAACGTGAGATTGCTCAAGCTTTGAACTCACTCAACCAGCTTGTTGATGTGACAAAGGCGTTGGATGATCCCATAACCCGGATTCGAAGTTATGCATCCATTGCCGAAGTGATATGGGACTTTGACCAATCTTACGCCCGCAAGCTTTTCCGCATGGCTGTTGAGCAAACGACATCGCTGGCCAGTCCAAAACCGAGTGAAGAGAGCCGCTCCTGCGCCCGGGCGTACACAGTGGAACAAGTCAGGCACGAAGTCATTACCAAAATCTCCAGATTGGATTTACGCTTAGCCGAGGAGTTGGTCAAAAGCGTTGCCTCGAACCAGGAACCACCAAAAGAGAGAAAAGAAACGCCGGCTGAGCCACCTTCGTCAGATGCGTTGCTCGCACACGCCATTTCCCTACTTGATCAAGACCCCCAAAAGGCTGCCGAGCTGGCGGCCTCCACATTACGCGAGGGTTTGAATTCACCGTTCATCATGTTCATGGCCTACGTAAGAAAGAAGGATGGCGCACTGGCCGATGCGCTCTTCGAGCAAGCCCTCTCCGCTACTTTAAGGCATCCCCCTCAATGTCTTCACGAACTCGTGAGACTGGGTAGTTACACGCATCCAGAGATACCGTTTACGGCGCGCTATAACTATGGCACTGAGCCGGTCAAGGCAATGCACGTCACCGCATACCTGAACGTACTGGTGAGCGTGATTGCGTGGAATGTCCAAAGAATACTCAGCCCGGCCCCGACAAAACCCTCCGCGCCTGATTGGCTTTGTGGGCCTTGGGATTTCTTTTACACCCTCAAGGCGATTCAACCTTACGTGATGCAGTACAGTCCAGACAACGGCCCATTAGTTGAGGCGCTCATCGGCCAACTTTCACATATCTTGTCCACAAAGGAGCAACAGGATGTCCAGCAGATGCTCACTCGCCAGTCAGCTAATCCAGAACAACGAGTCGAAGACCTGCTCCAACAAGCCGAAAAAACACTCAACCCTGAAGACCGCGACAGCCTGCTTTTCCACGCCGCCTGTGAAGCAGTCAAGGCCAATCAGTTTGATAAGGCCTGGGAGATTCTGGCTAAACTGGCAAATCTGAAGTTGAAAGCCGAAGCGTCCGACTATGTCAATTATTTGAGCGTGCAACACGCGATCAAAACCAACGACCTGGAAACAGCCCGCCGGAGCGCACTCGCGCTGACCAATCCTGAACGTTTGATCCTGGGCTTGATTGCAATTGCTCGACATCTGGGTCAGCAAAAGCAGAAAGATGCGGCGTTGGCCACGCTCAGCGAAGCCCTTATTAGAGCTAAGCAATTACCTGGCGCACCAGGAAAAGCGCGTTCGTTACTGCTCATTTCGGATACGCTCGCCTTGTTGGAGACCGACCGCGCTTTTGAAGCCTTCACTCAAGCAGCGACGGCGATGAACGAATCAAGTGGTAACATCGAGTGTCCCAGCGAAGCAAATTTCCAAATCAACACCAAGCGGTTCGGCATGGGTCACGTCATCGCGCCAGACAATCTGATTTCAATGCTGGAGCAATTGGCCTACAGACTGACTAAAGCGGATGTTCATCGCACAACATTTGCTGTAGCCTCGTTGCAAAAGCCGCCGCTGCGGCTAGTCACCCAGATTGCTGTGGCTCGCGGCCAACTTGAGCAAGCCAGGGAGAGAAAAGCCAAGCTTCAGCTTCCAGGTTCAAAGACGCCGGACCAAAATAAGCATTAGCGGTCAAAGCTTCGCCCGCGACCATCACCAGCGTGAACCAAATCGCAGGGCTAGCTACCTCGCCAATATTGTCACAGGCTGAAAATTTTTCTTGATAGCAAAATAGTAGTGTCCACCTCGTATAAATTTTCCTGGGAATCGTCCATGTGCTACAGCATGCCACGAAAAATCAGAATGAGGTAGCGCAAGTTGGCAACTTAGGCCGCAACTATTTTCAAAGGAACCGCCCCTACGCGATGGCTCGCCACGAAGCATGAAAATAGAGCACAGGCGGGAACGCCCGTGCCACATGCTCAAATGCGGTCAACGGTGACAATCTCCTTCCTCTGAGAAAAACACCGAAGCCCAGGTGATAATCTATTGACTCTCTCACATTGGTCTCGGCGGCTCTGTCCATTCATTCGACAAACGTCAGCCAGTCGCCAGGGGCTTCTTTTTGGCCTGACGTGATGGCGAAGAATTCTTCCTGCAAGCGTTTGGTGATGGGGCCGCGTTGACCTTTGCCAATGATAATTTTGTCAATACTGCGAATGGGGGTGATTTCCGCCGCCGTGCCGGTGAAAAAGACTTCGTCGGCGATGTAAAGCATTTCGCGGGGAATTTCTTGTTTGACGACTTCAATGCCAAGCATTCGGCAAATGTCTACGACGGTATCGCGGGTAATGCCGGGCAAAATGGAAGCAGCAATGGGCGGCGTGTAAACAGTGCCGTTCATCACCATGAAGAGGTTTTCTCCGCTGCCTTCACTGATATTGCCGCGCGCATCCAGCGCGATCCCTTCGGCGTAACCGTTGATGATCGCTTCCATCTTGATCAACTGCGAATTCATGTAATTGGCAGAGACTTTCGCCATTGGCGGCATTGTGTTGGAAGAGATGCGCGTCCACGTGGAGACGCAAACATCTACGCCTTGTTCCAGCGCTTCGGGTCCGAGGTACTTGCCCCATTCCCAGCAGATGATGTAAGTCTCAATGGGGTTTGGCAAAGGATTGACACCGAACGTGCCATAGCCGCGAAAGACAATGGGGCGAAGGTAGCAGGCGCGGACCTTGTTGACACGAACCACATCCACACAGGCCTGGCACAACTCTTCGAGGGTGTAGGGCGGCGTGCTGCGATAGATGAGACATGAGTGCAAAAGTCGCGTGATGTGCTCGCGCAGGCGGAAAATGGCCGGGCCCCTAGCCGTTTCGTAGCAGCGGATGCCCTCGAACATCGCTGATGCATAATGCACGACGTGCGACATCACGTGAATCGTCGCTTGATCCCAATCAATGAACCGCCCATTGTGCCAGATTTTCTCTGTTGTTTTTTGCGTCATGTATCCCTCCGCGGATGGGCAGGGCGGTCACCGATCATGAAACTGTACAAGCCGGTCGGCGATCAGTGACCGACCGCCCACTCTTATTATTCTTCTGAGACTTCTTCGAATCCCATTGAGATGGCATCGTCCACGACGGTGTGGCGGACATCACGCATTAACTCTTCCTGTTCCTCCGGGCGCATGCGGTCAACGCCGACGGCTGCCTTATCAGGTGGTAACTCAATGTCACGATAGATGCGCATGCCCGAACCGGCCGGAATCAGGCGTCCGACGATGACATTCTCTTTGAGGCCGCGCAGGTAGTCCACACGACCACTGACAGCAGCTTCAGTGAGCACACGGGTGGTCTCCTGGAAGCTGGCTGCGCTGATGAAACTATCGGTTGAGAGACTGGCTTTGGTGATGCCCAGCAGGAGCGGCTCACCTTGAGCCGGACGCCCGCCACTGGCGATCACCCGTTCATTCTCATCGTGGTATTGGAAGCGATCAACTTGCTCTTCTAGCAAGAAATCGGTATCGCCTACATCTTTGATCTTGACCCATCGCAGCATCTGACGAACGATGACTTCGATGTGCTTATCATGAATCTGCACGCCTTGTTGCCGGTAGACTTCCTGCGTTTCGTTGACCAAGTATTTCTGCACTTCCTCGACGCCAAGAATGGCCAGGATGTCATGCGGATTGCGCGGGCCATCAATCAATGGGTCGCCGGCTTTGACTTCATCGCCGTCATTGACGTTGAGGTGCACGCCACGAGGGATGTTGTATTCCCGGACCTCACCGTCGTAGCCATGGATTTGGACCTTTTGCATGCCGCGCGTAATACCAGCTAACTTGACCCTGCCGGAAATCTCTGTCATGACCGCTGGGTCGCGTGGTTTGCGGGCCTCAAACAGTTCCACCACGCGCGGCAGGCCGCCGACGATGTCCTTGGCTTTGGCCATTTGACGCGGGATTTTACAGATGACGTCGCCGGGGACAACGCGCACGTTCTCCTGTTCTTGAAGGTGAATGTTTTGCCAGCCCTCTTTTCCTTCTTCGCGGCGTCGGCGGCGGAACTCATCGAAGTCATTGACCATGACGATGGCGCGGACCGGCAAGTGCTGTGTCTTAATCGTCTTGCCATGCTCGTCGTGGATTTCGATGCGTGGCTGCAACTTTTCATCGAGCGACTCAATGACAAACCGGTACGCCAAGCCAGTGGCTTTGTCAATTTCTTCTTTCATTGTGACGCCTTCGATCAGGTCCTTGAAATGGACAGTGCCCGCCACATCCGAGAGAATGGAGAAGGTGTACGGGTCCCACTCAACCAACTTCTGATCAGGTTCAACGATGTCACCTTCATTCACTTTCAAGATAGCGCCGTAGATGACCGGGTAACGTTCGATTTCGCGTCCGCGCGCGTCCACAATGACGATGCTGCCATTGCGGTTCATGGCCACGATTTCGCCTTTGCGGTTGCGAATGGTGTACAAGTCATCATATCGGACTGTGCCGCCCCGTCGTGTCTCGTGCGACGATTGTTCTTTAATCGAGCCGGCCATGCCGCCAATGTGGAACGTGCGCATGGTCAACTGCGTGCCTGGCTCGCCGATGGATTGCGCTGCCAGAATACCGATTGCTTCCCCGATTTCGACCATGCGGCCGGTCGCGAGGTTACGGCCGTAGCAGGCCACACACACGCCACGACGCGCCTCACAAGTGAGCACCGAGCGAATCTTGACGCGCTCAATGCCGCCAGCATTCTGAATTTCATTGGCCAGGTCTTCGGTGATTTCCTGATTCGCTTCGACAATGACGCGCCCGTCAATCGGGTCTACCACGTCTTCCAGCGCAACGCGTCCGATGATGCGGTCGCGCAGCGATTCAATGATCTCACCGCCTTGGGTGATCGCTTCGGCCCAGATGCCGCGCACGGTTCCGCAGTCTTCCATGGTCACAATCACGTCTTGCGCCACATCCACCAGGCGGCGTGTCAAATATCCTGAATCGGCTGTCTTCAGGGCTGTGTCAGCCAGACCTTTGCGGGCGCCGTGCGTTGAGATGAAGTACTGCAACACATTCAGCCCTTCGCGGAAGTTGGCGCGGATCGGCGTCTCAATGATTTCGCCTGATGGTTTATTCATCAAGCCGCGCATGCCAGCCAGTTGGCGAATTTGCTGCTTGGAGCCACGCGCGCCGGAATCAGCCATCAGGATCAATGGATTCGGCTCGCCTGTTTCTTCTTCTCTGGCAGCCATTGCTTTGAACATTTCGTTGGCCACTTTTTCGGCCACAGCCGACCAGATTTCGATCACCTTGTTGTATCGCTCGCCGCTGGTCACCACGCCGTCTTTGACCTGTTCGTCAACCGCTAACACTTCTTTCTCAGCTTGCTCGACCAGTTTGGCTTTGGTAGCTGGAATGACCAAGTCTTCAATGCCAATGGAAATGCCCGCTTTTGTAGCGTAGAGGAATCCTAGCTCCTTGAGGCTATCCAGCATCTCGATGGTTTGCGAATGGCCCAGGCGCAAGAAGCAATAGCGCACTAACGACTGCAAGCCTGCTTTCCGCATCACGCCGTTGATATAGGGCATCTCCGCCGGCAGGTGACTGTTGAAGATGACACGCCCGACCGTCGTATCGAGCACGCGCCCTTCCACGTCATAAACCGGCGCATTGACGATGTCCTGATCCTTGTGCTGCTGTTCCATGTCAATGAGTTTTCCGTCGTAGCGCAACTTGATCGGCGTTTGCAATTCGACGTAACCAGCATCGAGCGCCAGCATCACATCATCCATCGAAGCGAACCGCATCCCCTCGCCTTTAGCGCCGGGCTTGCGTTTGGTTAGGTAATAGCAGCCGAGCACGATGTCCTGCGTGGGGACGGCAATGGGCTGGCCGCTGGCCGGCGAGAGGATGTTGTTTGAGGCCAGCATCAGCACGGACGCTTCAACCTGCGCTTCCGGACTCAACGGAACGTGAACGGCCATCTGATCGCCGTCAAAGTCGGCGTTGAAGGCTGTGCAAACGAGCGGGTGAATCTTGATGGCTTTGCCATCCACCAGGATCGGCTCAAACGCTTGAATACCCAGCCGATGGAGCGTCGGCGCACGATTGAGCAGGATCGGATGTTCGCGCACCACTTCGTCCAGAATGTCCCACACGACCGGGTCTTGTCGCTCGACGGCTTCTTTGGCTTGCTTGACCGTCTGCACATGGTCTTTCTGCTGGAGCTGGTAATAAATGAATGGCTTGAACAGCTCCAGAGCCATTTGCTTGGGCAATCCACACTGATGCAATTTCAATTCCGGCCCCACCACAATGACCGAGCGCCCGGAGTAATCCACCCGTTTGCCGAGCAGGTTCTGACGGAATCGTCCTTGCTTGCCTTTGAGTGAGTCAGCCAACGATTTCAAGGGGCGACTATTGGCGCCTTTAATCACGCGCCCGCGCCGGCCATTATCAAACAACGCGTCCACCGCTTCCTGTAGCATGCGTTTTTCGTTGCGAATGATCACTTCCGGCGCGTGCAGTTCCAACAGCTTGGCCAAGCGGTTATTGCGATTGATGACGCGCCGATATAGATCATTCAGGTCCGATGTGGCAAACCGTCCACCATCTAGTGGCACCAGCGGACGCAGCTCAGGCGGAATCA
This window encodes:
- the rpoC gene encoding DNA-directed RNA polymerase subunit beta', with product MFRRFFDKQSPTIEFEAIRVGLASPEKILSWSHGEVTKPETINYRTFKPERDGLFCARIFGPINDYECLCGKYKRTKHRGVICDKCGVEVTLSKVRRERMGHIKLASPCSHVWFFKSLPSRIGQLLDIPLRDLEKVLYFESYIVVMPDEEIAKIGLPVKYKELLNEEQYRRLAQEFPNKIGPHVARMGAEAIRQLLTQIDLEELATELREKMKSDPSQQKRLKYAKRLKVVEAFRRSGNRPEWMILEVIPVIPPELRPLVPLDGGRFATSDLNDLYRRVINRNNRLAKLLELHAPEVIIRNEKRMLQEAVDALFDNGRRGRVIKGANSRPLKSLADSLKGKQGRFRQNLLGKRVDYSGRSVIVVGPELKLHQCGLPKQMALELFKPFIYYQLQQKDHVQTVKQAKEAVERQDPVVWDILDEVVREHPILLNRAPTLHRLGIQAFEPILVDGKAIKIHPLVCTAFNADFDGDQMAVHVPLSPEAQVEASVLMLASNNILSPASGQPIAVPTQDIVLGCYYLTKRKPGAKGEGMRFASMDDVMLALDAGYVELQTPIKLRYDGKLIDMEQQHKDQDIVNAPVYDVEGRVLDTTVGRVIFNSHLPAEMPYINGVMRKAGLQSLVRYCFLRLGHSQTIEMLDSLKELGFLYATKAGISIGIEDLVIPATKAKLVEQAEKEVLAVDEQVKDGVVTSGERYNKVIEIWSAVAEKVANEMFKAMAAREEETGEPNPLILMADSGARGSKQQIRQLAGMRGLMNKPSGEIIETPIRANFREGLNVLQYFISTHGARKGLADTALKTADSGYLTRRLVDVAQDVIVTMEDCGTVRGIWAEAITQGGEIIESLRDRIIGRVALEDVVDPIDGRVIVEANQEITEDLANEIQNAGGIERVKIRSVLTCEARRGVCVACYGRNLATGRMVEIGEAIGILAAQSIGEPGTQLTMRTFHIGGMAGSIKEQSSHETRRGGTVRYDDLYTIRNRKGEIVAMNRNGSIVIVDARGREIERYPVIYGAILKVNEGDIVEPDQKLVEWDPYTFSILSDVAGTVHFKDLIEGVTMKEEIDKATGLAYRFVIESLDEKLQPRIEIHDEHGKTIKTQHLPVRAIVMVNDFDEFRRRRREEGKEGWQNIHLQEQENVRVVPGDVICKIPRQMAKAKDIVGGLPRVVELFEARKPRDPAVMTEISGRVKLAGITRGMQKVQIHGYDGEVREYNIPRGVHLNVNDGDEVKAGDPLIDGPRNPHDILAILGVEEVQKYLVNETQEVYRQQGVQIHDKHIEVIVRQMLRWVKIKDVGDTDFLLEEQVDRFQYHDENERVIASGGRPAQGEPLLLGITKASLSTDSFISAASFQETTRVLTEAAVSGRVDYLRGLKENVIVGRLIPAGSGMRIYRDIELPPDKAAVGVDRMRPEEQEELMRDVRHTVVDDAISMGFEEVSEE
- a CDS encoding branched-chain amino acid transaminase codes for the protein MTQKTTEKIWHNGRFIDWDQATIHVMSHVVHYASAMFEGIRCYETARGPAIFRLREHITRLLHSCLIYRSTPPYTLEELCQACVDVVRVNKVRACYLRPIVFRGYGTFGVNPLPNPIETYIICWEWGKYLGPEALEQGVDVCVSTWTRISSNTMPPMAKVSANYMNSQLIKMEAIINGYAEGIALDARGNISEGSGENLFMVMNGTVYTPPIAASILPGITRDTVVDICRMLGIEVVKQEIPREMLYIADEVFFTGTAAEITPIRSIDKIIIGKGQRGPITKRLQEEFFAITSGQKEAPGDWLTFVE